Sequence from the Hamadaea flava genome:
GCGGACAGCCACCCGGCCGGGACAGCAGCGGCGGCGAGCCCCATCAGCAGCAGGAACAGCTGACGCCGCCGGGTCCGGCCGACCTCGACGGCCCGCCCGACCGAGTCCCACGCGGGGCGTTCGTCGAGGACGGAGTAAGCCGCCGCTGCGACGATCGGCGCGCCGAAATAGCCGGCGACCGCGATGCATGCCCAGGCCAACGGGCCGAGGAAGCCGCCGATGACGACCCCGACCGCGATGCAGGCGCCCAAGCCGGTGACGGCCAACAGCAGGGTCGTCAGCAGGCCGGGAAGTCGTCGAGCCGCCTGACGCAACGCGTCGAACGCGCTCGGCGGCTCGCCGGACAGGGTTCCCCGGACGGCGATCATGACGGCGCCGACCGACCACGCCCAGGCGACCAACCAGACCAGTGCCTCGACGACATCCAGCCAGCCCGGCGTACGCAGCGTCAGCCCGTCCACGACGACGGAGGTCCCACTGGAGCCGAGGAGTTCGAGGACGGACTGCACCAAGGTCGCGACCGCGACGACCGGCGCGACGACGGCGACGAGCAGCCGCCAGTGTCGTAGAACGCTGTCGTCGGGCGTTCCGGCGGCGCCGATCGGCGTGTCCGTCATGCGCCGCAGCGTAATTCAGCCTCGCCAATCGCGCGGGGCACCACAAGATCGTGTCCCGCTCTAGGCTGACCCCCGATGCCGTTCACGCCGAGTCACATCGCCGCTGTCCTGCCAGTGCTCCGCCGACCGGTGACCGGGGTGGCGTACGTTCCGGCCGCGCTCGCGATCGGATCGATGATCCCCGACGTTCCGCTCTTCACCGATCATTGGGTTCCGTACGCGGACACCCACGCGTTCCGGGGGATCGTCACGGTGGACGTCATCGCCACCTGCGTCGCGGTCGCGGCGTACCACCTGATCTTCCGGGCGGCGCTGATCCAGCTCCTGCCGCGGGCGGTCGGCGACCGCATTCCCGCTTCCCCGGGGCTCCGGCACCCGGCGTACCTGCTGGGGGTGCCGGTCGCGGCCGCATTCGGTGCGACCACGCATGCCTTCTGGGACAGCTTCACGCACATCCGCAGCGTCGGCATCTGGGGCGCCTGGCTGGCCCATCCGATTCTGGGGCTGCCGCTCTACCAGGTGCTTCAATACACCTCGACGGTGCTCGGGCTGCTGGTGCTGGCGGGGTGGGCCGGGTGGCGGCTACGGCGTCCGGTTCCGCAGCCTGCCTCCGGCCTGCGGCTCGGACCGCGTACCCGGGTCGTGACGGGGCTGCTCCTCGTCCTGGCGATCGGCGCCGGCGCGGCCCTCCAACTGGCCACCACCCCGCACGTCGCACGGCTTGAATCTCACCTCTACTGGGCGGCGATCGGCGGGGTCACCGCCGCCGCGACGGCGGTGACGATCTATGCGTTGGTCTTCACGGCGGCTCAGGCGGCGGCGAGGACGATCTCGGGACGCGCCTTGCCGCCCCGCTCCGAGACCACCGCCAGCGGGGTCCCGTCCGGACCCAGCACGCCGTAAGAACCGTCGAGGCCGATCGCCTCCAACGGCCCGCCGTGCGAGAGGATCTTCGCGCCCGCCTCGTCGACCTCGCGGATCGGCATCGCCCGGCGCAAGGCCGCGGCCAGCGGCAACGTCACCGGATCGCCGCCGGCCTCCGCCAGCTCCGCGAGTTTCTCCAGCGTGTACGCCTCGTCGAGGGTGAATCCGCCGACCGCCGAGCGGCGAAGCGCCGTGAGATGGCCGCCGACGCCCAAGGCGACGCCGAGGTCACGCGCGATGGCGCGGATGTACGTCCCGGCCGAGCAGGCGACCTCTACGTCGACGTCGACGAAGTCCCCGTCCCGCCGCACCTCGAAGACGTCGATCCGCTCGATGGTCACCTTCCGGGCGGCCAACTCGGGCGCCTCGCCCTCCCGGACCATCTTGTACGCGCGTACGCCGTTGACCTTGATCGCGGAGACGGCGCTCGGCACCTGATCCACTTCGCCGGTCATCGTGGACAGCTCTGTGCGTACCAGTTGATCGGAAAGATGCGCGGCCGGAACCGAAGCGGTGACCTCGCCCTCCGCGTCGTCGGTGACCGTGGTCTGACCGAGCCGGATGGTGGCGCGGTAGACCTTGACCGTGCCGACCACGTAGGTGAGCAGGCGCGTGGCCTTGCCGACGCCGATCACCAGGACCCCCGTCGCCATCGGGTCGAGGGTGCCACCGTGGCCGACCTTGCGCGTGCGCGCGATCCGGCGGCAGCGGGCGACGACGTCGTGCGAGGTCATGCCCGGCGCTTTGTCGACGACGATCAGCCCGTCGGTGACCTGGTGTTCAGCCATGCCGAACAGCGTAGTTTCACGGATCGGCCAGCGGCTTGGCAGGGCAGCCGTGCTGCTTCTGCCAGGCCTGGATGGCGGCGACCGGCGACTTGGCGACGCCCTTGCGCCATGCATCCAAATAGGACCAGGGGTAGATCACGCCGCGCCGGACCCACCAGTCGCCGGTCTTCTTACATGCGGGCGAGATGCCGAAATGCAGATGGCAGGCGGTCGTGTCGCCGGTCTTGCCGACCTTGCCGATGTGCTGACCCGCCACCACGCGCGCACCCGGCTTGGTGGTCTTGTCGACCTCCGACAAGTGCGAACCGTAGTAGCGGATGCCGTCGTCGCCGAGCAGCGACCAGGACAACCCGCCGCGAGTCGCCCCCGAATTGACCTCGGAGTCCCAGGTGTCCTCCAGGCTCACCTCGAGGATCACCCCGCCGATCGGAGCCAGTACGCCACTGCCGCACTTCGCCATGATGTCGCTGGCCGGATAGTCGTGATGCGTGTGCGCGTACGACGCCGTGCCCTGCACCGGGAACTTGTAGACCAGCGGCTTCGGCGACGTCACCGCCGGGCTGGCACTCGCCGACGGACTCGGCGCCGACTTCGCCTGCGCGCGATCGTCCAAGAACGTCGGAGTGTCCTTACCGGACGCACCACCGCCCAGCACCGCGACCGCGCCGATCAGGCCAAGCCCGAGCACCACCGCCACAATCGCCAGAATCAGGGGAATCCGCCGCACCGCGCGAGTCTAGACCTTTCGCCCGTTCCCCGCAGTTCACCCCGCCCTCCCGCGGCTTCAGGCGCGGGCGGCGCCCGGAACCGCCCACGAGCCGTCGCGCAGCCGAAGCAGCAGAGCACCCAGCCGCAGCACGATGAACAGGGTTAGCCCGGCCCATACTCCGCCGATCCCGAGGTCCAGCCACAGCGCGAGCCAGATGGCGGGCAGGAAGCCGCCGAGCGCCGCGACGATCGTGAGATTACGCAGGTAGCGGGCATCACCGGCGCCGACGAGGACGCCGTCGAGGGCGAAGACCACCCCGTTGAGCGGGAGCATCCCGATGAACCAGGGCCAGACGATCGCGAGCTGGCCGAGGACGTCGGTGTCGTCGCTGAACAGGTGCGGCAGGACGGGGGCCAGGGCGAGCACGAAGATCCCGAAGATCACGCCGCAGCCGAGGCCGATCTGGCCGATCCGGATCGCCGTACGCCGAGCGGTGAGCACGTCACCGGCCCCGAGCGCGGCGCCGATCAGGGACTGCGCCGCGATGGCGATCGCGTCGAGG
This genomic interval carries:
- a CDS encoding M23 family metallopeptidase — translated: MRRIPLILAIVAVVLGLGLIGAVAVLGGGASGKDTPTFLDDRAQAKSAPSPSASASPAVTSPKPLVYKFPVQGTASYAHTHHDYPASDIMAKCGSGVLAPIGGVILEVSLEDTWDSEVNSGATRGGLSWSLLGDDGIRYYGSHLSEVDKTTKPGARVVAGQHIGKVGKTGDTTACHLHFGISPACKKTGDWWVRRGVIYPWSYLDAWRKGVAKSPVAAIQAWQKQHGCPAKPLADP
- a CDS encoding DUF4184 family protein, translating into MPFTPSHIAAVLPVLRRPVTGVAYVPAALAIGSMIPDVPLFTDHWVPYADTHAFRGIVTVDVIATCVAVAAYHLIFRAALIQLLPRAVGDRIPASPGLRHPAYLLGVPVAAAFGATTHAFWDSFTHIRSVGIWGAWLAHPILGLPLYQVLQYTSTVLGLLVLAGWAGWRLRRPVPQPASGLRLGPRTRVVTGLLLVLAIGAGAALQLATTPHVARLESHLYWAAIGGVTAAATAVTIYALVFTAAQAAARTISGRALPPRSETTASGVPSGPSTP
- the truB gene encoding tRNA pseudouridine(55) synthase TruB — protein: MAEHQVTDGLIVVDKAPGMTSHDVVARCRRIARTRKVGHGGTLDPMATGVLVIGVGKATRLLTYVVGTVKVYRATIRLGQTTVTDDAEGEVTASVPAAHLSDQLVRTELSTMTGEVDQVPSAVSAIKVNGVRAYKMVREGEAPELAARKVTIERIDVFEVRRDGDFVDVDVEVACSAGTYIRAIARDLGVALGVGGHLTALRRSAVGGFTLDEAYTLEKLAELAEAGGDPVTLPLAAALRRAMPIREVDEAGAKILSHGGPLEAIGLDGSYGVLGPDGTPLAVVSERGGKARPEIVLAAA